The DNA sequence CGGAACATTCTCGCAAGAAAAAGAACCTATTATCACATACAACTACAGTGGCGATTACACCATTACGCTTGTTTCTATTAATGAGTATGGTTGCGTGGACACAGCACGTGCCGAGTACAGACTGATGTTCAAAGGCTTGTACATACCAAATGCTTTTGTTCCTGATGGCACAAACAACGAGCTAAGAACATGGAAGCCCGTAGGAATGAACCTTGCAACATACAGAGCCGAAGTTTACAACCAGCACGGCAACCTGATTTGGAGTAGCAACAAACTTACAGATAGAGGTGAGCCTGCCGAAGGTTGGGACGGAAAATACAAAGACAAGCCATGTCCTCAAGATGTGTACGTATATAGAGTTTATGCCACATTCAGAGATGGAGCCGTGTGGAGAAACAACGACGTTGGTGAAAGAAAAGGATTGGACAACTCTAATAGTGGTACTATCACGATAGTTAGGTAAGACATTTTAACGCATGCAATAATTAAAGTACATGAAGAACATAAAATTTTATACTGACTATTTCAAAGTTGACACAAACATTATAAATAAAGTTATTTTTGGGGCTTTAAGCAAAGGTGGAGATTTCTGCGATCTTTATTTTCAGTATTCTGAGTCTAACAGCTTAGCTCTAGAAGATGGTGTCGTAAATAAAACGTTCGCTGAGATTGATATAGGAGTAGGTATTCGAGTTTTAAAAGGCGAACAAACTGGTTTTTCATACACCGAAGTGTTAACTCTCGAATCGATGGTTAAAGCTGCACGTATGGCGGCATCTATTGCATCTACGAGCAAAAACATAAAGCCAATAAAATTTAAAGAAATGTCTCTCACAAAGTATTATTCGGATAAAATAGGCATATCAGGCGTTTCAAAAAAGGTAAAACTTCTGCGTGAGCTCAACGATAAGATTTTTAGCATAGATAAGCGCGTTGTTAAGTCAAGTTCAAGCATTTCCGATAGTTCTACCGTTATATTGTATGCAAATTCCGAAGGTGTTATCGTTGGAGATATTCGTCCAATGGCAAGACTAATGTCGAATGTAATAGCCGAAGGTGGTAATAAAAGAGAGCAAAACCGTTTCGACTTGTCGGGAAGATACGGGATAGATTATTTTTCAGAAGAAAAATTAGATTACATCGCAACTAACGCTGTAAATAACACTATCGAGTTATTTGATGCACAAACAATAAAAGGTGGGACAATGGAAGTTGTTTTGGCGGCAGGTAGTTCAGGGATATTGTTGCATGAGGCAATAGGTCACGGTTTAGAGGCTGACTTCAATCAAAAAGGAAGTTCAATTTTTGCAAATAAAATAGGACATAAAGTCGCAAAAGAATTTGTCAGCATTGTCGATGACGGCACAAATAATATGTCTAGAGGAGCAATAAACATCGACGATGAGGGGAAGTTATCTCAAAAAACATTTTTAGTCAGAAATGGTATTTTGGAAAGTTACCTTCACGACAGGCAGACTGCGAAATTCTATAAAGTAAAACCCACAGGCAACGGCAGGCGAGAGTCGTTTAGGCACTTGCCTTTGCCAAGAATGAGAAACACATATATGCTACCTGGACAAAGTACGCCGGAAGATTTAATAAAAAGCGTAAAAAAAGGAATATTAGTCGAAACTTTTACCAATGGTCAAGTGCTTATTGGCGGCGGAGACTTCACTTTTTATGTTAAATCTGGTTATTATATAGAAAATGGCGAAAAGAAACATCCGATAAAGGATGTAAACATAATAGGTAACGGACCGCAAGTTTTGAGCGATATAGTTATGGTTGCAAACGACCTTAAAATGACCGAAGGCGGATGGACTTGCGGCAAAGACGGACAAAGCGTCCCTGTTTCTATGGGACTGCCAACTACAAAGATTTCAAAACTTGTTGTAGGTGGCAATTAGTAATTTAAAATATTGATGTAACGTATGAATAAAAAAGAAATAGCCATAAAAATAAAAGATTTTGCAATTAACAACGGAGCTACCGACTGCTCGGTTAATATTGTGAGCGAATTTGAAACCGAAGTTAAATTTCAGAACAAACTCCTTGAAAGCATAAAACAGGCTGATAGTCAAACGGTTAATGTTGGAATGTATATAGGTAATAAATTTGCCAATTACGTAACTCACGATTTAGACGAAAAAAGTTTGCAAAAATTCATTCTCAATGCAATAAAAAACACCAAATTGCTTGTCAAAGATAAATATCGTAAACTTCCACCTTTGGAGCTGACTGCATCCGCCGAAGATATTTCCAAAGATCTTTGCATATTTGACAAAAACTTTGACAATCTAAATATTGAACAACAAAAGAATTTAGCAGAAAGCATTTGTGTGGCGGCACACGATTTTTCCGACAAGGTAATTGCTTCAGAATCAGAAGTTTTTACTTCTAAAATCAATCAATATGTTGTGATGAGCAACGGTTTTGAAGCTGAAAATCGAGAAACCATTTTTGGAGCCGTGGCATCGGTGGCAGTTAACGGAGACAACGAA is a window from the Lentimicrobiaceae bacterium genome containing:
- a CDS encoding PKD domain-containing protein produces the protein ELVSWGWTMIGSNGEVAYMEGRTPQYNFGAPGSYKVNLTVADTNGCTGNISKYVTVYGSPISAFRWNKNVDDVQGKLQMINGTIGAQNYYWDFGNGTFSQEKEPIITYNYSGDYTITLVSINEYGCVDTARAEYRLMFKGLYIPNAFVPDGTNNELRTWKPVGMNLATYRAEVYNQHGNLIWSSNKLTDRGEPAEGWDGKYKDKPCPQDVYVYRVYATFRDGAVWRNNDVGERKGLDNSNSGTITIVR
- a CDS encoding TldD/PmbA family protein, whose amino-acid sequence is MKNIKFYTDYFKVDTNIINKVIFGALSKGGDFCDLYFQYSESNSLALEDGVVNKTFAEIDIGVGIRVLKGEQTGFSYTEVLTLESMVKAARMAASIASTSKNIKPIKFKEMSLTKYYSDKIGISGVSKKVKLLRELNDKIFSIDKRVVKSSSSISDSSTVILYANSEGVIVGDIRPMARLMSNVIAEGGNKREQNRFDLSGRYGIDYFSEEKLDYIATNAVNNTIELFDAQTIKGGTMEVVLAAGSSGILLHEAIGHGLEADFNQKGSSIFANKIGHKVAKEFVSIVDDGTNNMSRGAINIDDEGKLSQKTFLVRNGILESYLHDRQTAKFYKVKPTGNGRRESFRHLPLPRMRNTYMLPGQSTPEDLIKSVKKGILVETFTNGQVLIGGGDFTFYVKSGYYIENGEKKHPIKDVNIIGNGPQVLSDIVMVANDLKMTEGGWTCGKDGQSVPVSMGLPTTKISKLVVGGN